The Vicinamibacterales bacterium genomic interval GCGCTCAATCCGCTCTATCGCGATGTCCTGGCGCATTACGGCGTCGTCGCGCTGCCGTGTCGGGTCGGCGATCCCGATCGCAAAGGCAAAGTCGAAGCGGGCGTGGGGCACGCGCAGAAGACACCGCTCAAAGGGCTGCGGTTTGAGAGCCTCGCGGCCGCGCAAGCGTATCTGGATCGCTGGGAAGCGCGCTGGGCCGACACCCGCATCCACGGCACGACGAAGCGGCAGGTCGCCGTGATGTTTGCCGAGGAGCAGCCGGCCCTCGGGGCCCTGCCGCTCGAGCCGTTTCGCTACTACCGCTACGGTACGCGCACGGTGCATCTCGATGGCTGTGTCGAAGTGGACGCCGCCTATTACGGCGCGCCGCCGGGCTGGATCGGCCAGCGCGTGCAGGTGCAGTGGAACGACCACCAGGTCCGCTTGCTCACGCCCACCGGGCAACTGCTCCGAGAGCATCTCCGCGCGCCGCGCGGGTGGCATCGCATCCATGACGAGGATCGGTCCACGCGCACGCCGCGCAGCACCCTCGCCCTGCTCGCGGGCGCGAAGACCGCGGGACCCTCGATCGGCGCGGTGTGCGACACCATCTATCAGCACGATGGCGCCGTCGGCGTGCGCCGCGTGCTCGGCGTCGTCGCGCTCGCCAAGAAATATGGACCCGCGGTGGTGGAGGACGCGGCGAAAGCCGCGCTCGACCTCGGCGTGCCCACGTATCGCTTTCTGCGCCGCTATCTCGAACGGCGCCCCGCCGTCCCGCTCACGCTCCGGCAAGTCGATCCGCTCATCCGTCAACTCACGCTCTATCGCGATCTCATTGATCGCACCACAGGAGATCCGACATGAACCTCGTCGAACTCGATCACGCGCTTCGCAAGCTGCGG includes:
- the istA gene encoding IS21 family transposase; this translates as MGNVLSDDKKQQVIALGRLGWSLRRIEAETAVRRETASGYLKAAGVAVRGRGGRPRAWPPKPATTPPVSTDPPPSNPATTRAVSTDPASAEAPGRAPSASACEPYREWIADALGRGRNAMAIWQDLIDDHGFDGRYASVRRFVRALRGRSPVEARVVITTAPGDEGQVDYGEGPMVRDPATGKYRRTRLFVLTLGYSRKSIRLLVWRSSAQTWAELHEQAFRRLGGTVRVIVLDNLREGVVTPDIYDPALNPLYRDVLAHYGVVALPCRVGDPDRKGKVEAGVGHAQKTPLKGLRFESLAAAQAYLDRWEARWADTRIHGTTKRQVAVMFAEEQPALGALPLEPFRYYRYGTRTVHLDGCVEVDAAYYGAPPGWIGQRVQVQWNDHQVRLLTPTGQLLREHLRAPRGWHRIHDEDRSTRTPRSTLALLAGAKTAGPSIGAVCDTIYQHDGAVGVRRVLGVVALAKKYGPAVVEDAAKAALDLGVPTYRFLRRYLERRPAVPLTLRQVDPLIRQLTLYRDLIDRTTGDPT